From Hirundo rustica isolate bHirRus1 chromosome 1, bHirRus1.pri.v3, whole genome shotgun sequence, a single genomic window includes:
- the IL6 gene encoding interleukin-6 has product MKFSRDRGCDRARAGRRRPPALRAALLPPPLLLLLLVPRAAAAPLPNADSSGEAEPDEAAARRAALPDSLRLARLLHARAAQLQDEMCEKFTVCQNSMELLLYNNLNLPKVTEEDGCLLAGFNEDKCLRKISSGLYTFQTYLKYVQETFISENQNVESLSFSTEHLARTLRQMVINPEEVIIPDAATQESLHTKLKSTTAWTEKITIQLILRDFTSFMEKTVRAVRYLKNTRSFSV; this is encoded by the exons ATGAAGTTTTCCCGGGACCGCGGCTGCGACCGTGCCCGCGCcggccgccgccggccgccCGCCCTCCGCGccgcgctgctgccgccgccgctgctgctgctgctgctggtgccgcgggccgccgccgccccgctgCCCAACGCAGACTCCTCGGGGGAGGCCGAGCCGGAcgaggcggcggcgcggcgggcggcgctgCCCGACAGCCTGCGGCTGGCGCGGCTGCTGCACGCCCGGGCGGCACAGCTGCAGGACGAG ATGTGCGAGAAGTTTACCGTCTGCCAGAACAGCATGGAACTGCTCCTCTACAACAACCTCAACCTCCCCAAAGTGACGGAGGAAGATGGGTGTCTGCTCGCCGGCTTTAATGAG GATAAATGCTTGAGAAAGATCTCCAGCGGGCTTTATACATTTCAGACATACCTCAAATACGTACAAGAAACTTTTATCAGTGAAAATCAAAATGTTGAATCGCTATCCTTTAGTACAGAGCACCTGGCTCGCACCCTAAGACAGATG GTGATCAATCCCGAAGAAGTGATCATCCCAGATGCAGCCACCCAGGAATCCCTCCACACAAAGCTGAAGTCCACTACGGCCTGGACAGAGAAAATCACCATCCAGCTCATCCTCCGAGATTTTACTTCATTTATGGAGAAGACAGTGAGGGCCGTGCGCTATTTGAAAAACACCAGGAGTTTCAGTGTTTGA